ACTATGACGCGCACCGGGACCTGTACCCCGGTGAGTTCGACCAGGCGGCGCGCACGGCCATCCGCGAGGAGCTGGTGCGGGCGCGCTACGGAGAGCTGGCGGCCCAGGCCCTGGCTGAAGTACGCAGGTCGGCGCAGGTGCGGCGGGTGGCGCCCTTCGCACGGGAGGCACGGCGATGAGACGGCTGCGGGAGGACGGCACGCCCGACAAGGGGAAGGGCTTCCTCATCCGGCAGATGACCGTGGATGACATGCCGGCGGTGATGGCGCTGGAGAAGGCGTCCTTCAAGAACCCCTGGTCCACGGAGCTGCTCGGGCGCGAACTCCAGCATGACTGGTCCACCATCCTCCTCGTGGAGGAGCCGCGCCCCGAGGGCGGCGTGGAGCTGCTGGGCCTGGCCATCTTCTGGATCGTCCACGACGAGGTCCACGTCCTCAATGTCGCCACCGCCCCCGTGCACCGCCGCCGGGGCGTCGCGCGCGTCGTGATGGAGGAGGTGCTCCGCCGGGGCGTGGCGCGGCGGTGCTCCCTGGCCACGCTGGAGGTGCGCCGGGGCAACGAGTCCGCCCTCAACCTCTACCGCTCGCTGGGCTTCCGGCCGGTCGGCATCCGCCCGAACTACTACGTGGACGAGGGCGAGGACGCGATCGTGATGGTCCTCGACTTCTAGGGGCGTAAGGGAGTAGAGCGTCCGGCCGTCGTCGCAGTCCCAGGTTTTTCGGGTGTGAGGGGAATGCACCCGGGTCCTCTGGCCGGTTCTGGCCCAGGGGCAAGCCATGCTTGACACCCGGGGGGCCCTCCCTATACTCGCGGGCCTTTTGTGTAGCCTGTAGGTAGATATGCTCCGCTCCGTGTAGCCGGAAGCGGGGTCCCCATCGAAGAAGAGGTTTCAGTGCCGACCATCAGCCAGCTCGTCCGCAAGGGCCGCGAGAAGCTCAACATCAAGGGCAAGAGCCCTGCCCTGAAGGAGTGCCCCCAGAAGCGCGGTGTGTGCACGCGCGTCTACACCACGACCCCGAAGAAGCCGAACTCGGCCCTCCGCAAGGTGGCCCGCGTGCGTCTCACCAACGGCATCGAGGTCACCTCCTACATCCCCGGCGTGGGTCACAACCTCCAGGAGCACTCGGTGGTCATGATCCGCGGTGGCCGTGTGAAGGACCTCCCGGGCGTTCGCTACCACATCATCCGCGGCACGCTGGACTCCGTGGGCGTTGCCGGTCGCAAGCAGAGCCGCTCCAAGTACGGCGCCAAGCGCCCCAGCTAGTCCGGTTCTCCCGCGCGTCGTTGGCGCGGAACACCTTCGCGGTACCTGAAGCAGTGTTGGACGCTGGCCCCACACCCTGGGGAGTGTCCCTGGAAGTTCCAAGCAGTCGTTCTTGAAGCCCCCTGAACAAGGCTTTCCTCAAAAGCGAGGAGAGTGGGGCGTAAGGGAAGAGATGCCTCGTCGTCGCGTAGTCGCCAAGCGGAAGATTCTCCCGGATCCGAAGTTCCAGGACCGGCTCGTCACCAAGTTCGTCAACGACCTGATGCGCAAGGGGAAGAAGTCCATCGCGGAGGGCGTGTGCTACGGCGCCTTCGCCCTCATGGAGGAGCGCGCGAAGGAAGACCCCCTCAAGACGTTCAAGAAGGCCCTGGACAACGTCAAGCCCGTCCTCGAGGTGAAGAGCCGCCGCGTCGGTGGCGCCACCTACCAGGTGCCCGTGGAAGTCCGTCAGGACCGCCGCGTCGCGCTGGGCATGCGCTGGATCATCTCCTACGCCAAGGCGCGTGGTGAGAAGACCATGCAGGAGAAGCTGGCCGGCGAGATCATGGACGCCGCCAACAACCGCGGGAACGCGGTGAAGAAGCGTGAAGACACGCACAAGATGGCGGAAGCCAACAAGGCCTTCGCTCACTACCGCTGGTAGGTCCCGAAAGGGGCTTCGCGGTTGCCGCCCGGATGCGCTGCCAGCGTCCGGGCGGTTTTGTTTGTCAGCCCTGGCAGCAGTCCAAGAGACGTCCGGAAGGAACCGAGTCATGGCCCGTGAGTTCCCCCTCGAGCGCTACCGCAACATCGGCATCATGGCGCACATCGATGCCGGCAAGACGACCACCACCGAGCGGATCCTGTTCTACACAGGCGCCATCCACAAGATGGGCGAGGTGCACGAAGGCACCACCACCACGGACTGGATGGTCCAGGAGCGCGAGCGCGGCATCACCATCACCTCCGCGGCCATCAGCGCCTTCTGGGAGCGGACCGGCCAGCGCTACCGCGTGAACATCATCGACACGCCGGGCCACGTGGACTTCACCATCGAGGTGGAGCGCTCGCTGCGTGTGCTCGACGGTGCCATCGCGGTGTTCGACGCGGTCAACGGCGTGGAGCCGCAGTCGGAGACGGTGTGGCGCCAGGCGGACCGCTACAAGGTCCCGCGCATCTGCTTCATCAACAAGATGGACCGCGTGGGCGCGGACTTCGAGATGTCCGTTGGCACCATCAAGGAGAAGCTCGGCGCGCGTCCCGTGCGCATGCAGCTGCCCCTGGGCAGCGAGGACAAGCTCAAGGGCGTCATCGACCTGGTGCGCATGAAGGCGCTGGTGTTCCAGGACGCGGAGCAGGGCAGCCGCTTCGACGTCGTGGACATCCCGGAGGACTACCAGGAGGCCGCCACCGCCGCGCGCGGGGAGCTGCTGGAGGCCGCGGCGGAGCAGGACGACGCGCTCACGGAGAAGTTCCTCAACGGCGAGGACCTCACCGAGGAGGAGGTGCGCGGCGCCATCCGCAAGGGCTGTGTGGGGCTGAAGCTGTTCCCGGTGTTCTGCGGCTCGGCGTTCCGCCACAAGGGCGTGCAGCCGCTGCTGGACGCGGTGGTGGACTACCTGCCCAGCCCGCTGGACATCCCGCCGATCCACGGCAAGACGCCCAAGGGCGAGGACGCCATCCGCGAGACGCGCGACGACGCGCCCTTCAGCGCGCTGGCGTTCAAGATCATGAACGACCCGTCCTTCTCGTCGCAGACGCTGACGTTCCTGCGCGTCTACTCCGGGAAGCTGGAGGCGGGCACGGCGGTGTGGAACTCCGTGAAGGGCAAGCGCGAGCGCGTCAGCCGGCTCGTGCAGATGCGCGCGGACAAGAAGG
This genomic window from Corallococcus caeni contains:
- the rpsG gene encoding 30S ribosomal protein S7, which codes for MPRRRVVAKRKILPDPKFQDRLVTKFVNDLMRKGKKSIAEGVCYGAFALMEERAKEDPLKTFKKALDNVKPVLEVKSRRVGGATYQVPVEVRQDRRVALGMRWIISYAKARGEKTMQEKLAGEIMDAANNRGNAVKKREDTHKMAEANKAFAHYRW
- the rpsL gene encoding 30S ribosomal protein S12 — protein: MPTISQLVRKGREKLNIKGKSPALKECPQKRGVCTRVYTTTPKKPNSALRKVARVRLTNGIEVTSYIPGVGHNLQEHSVVMIRGGRVKDLPGVRYHIIRGTLDSVGVAGRKQSRSKYGAKRPS
- the rimI gene encoding ribosomal protein S18-alanine N-acetyltransferase, whose amino-acid sequence is MRRLREDGTPDKGKGFLIRQMTVDDMPAVMALEKASFKNPWSTELLGRELQHDWSTILLVEEPRPEGGVELLGLAIFWIVHDEVHVLNVATAPVHRRRGVARVVMEEVLRRGVARRCSLATLEVRRGNESALNLYRSLGFRPVGIRPNYYVDEGEDAIVMVLDF
- the fusA gene encoding elongation factor G, which gives rise to MAREFPLERYRNIGIMAHIDAGKTTTTERILFYTGAIHKMGEVHEGTTTTDWMVQERERGITITSAAISAFWERTGQRYRVNIIDTPGHVDFTIEVERSLRVLDGAIAVFDAVNGVEPQSETVWRQADRYKVPRICFINKMDRVGADFEMSVGTIKEKLGARPVRMQLPLGSEDKLKGVIDLVRMKALVFQDAEQGSRFDVVDIPEDYQEAATAARGELLEAAAEQDDALTEKFLNGEDLTEEEVRGAIRKGCVGLKLFPVFCGSAFRHKGVQPLLDAVVDYLPSPLDIPPIHGKTPKGEDAIRETRDDAPFSALAFKIMNDPSFSSQTLTFLRVYSGKLEAGTAVWNSVKGKRERVSRLVQMRADKKDELTECYAGDICAVVGLKLATTGDTLCDDKQQIVLERMEFPEPVIDIAIEPKSTADQDKIIQALQRLAMEDPSFRVRSNEETGQTLIAGMGELHLEIIVDRLLREFKVDANIGKPQVAYRETVTATKEAEGKYIRQAGGKGQYGHINLRVSPNEPGKGFEFVNSITGGAVSKEFVDAARDGAKEAMQNGPVAGYPMVDVKVEAYDGSMHDVDSSEMAFKIAGSMAFKDAVRAANPVLLEPIMATEVVTPEAAMGDVIGDLNGRRGKILGMTPRPGGVQAIQAEVPLAAMFGYSTDLRSKSQGRATYTMQFKHYAPAPKSALNPSY